One genomic region from Apodemus sylvaticus chromosome 1, mApoSyl1.1, whole genome shotgun sequence encodes:
- the Ovol3 gene encoding putative transcription factor ovo-like protein 3, whose amino-acid sequence MPRVFLVRSRRPQPPNWSHLPDQLRGDAYVPDCSSLAVPAAHRSPGLRDTWAVSSQGTLTSAPKGPGTLGCPLCPKAFPLQRMLTRHLKCHSPARRHVCHYCGKGFHDAFDLKRHMRTHTGIRPFRCGACGKAFTQRCSLEAHLAKVHGQPASYAYRERREKLHVCEDCGFTSSRPDAYAQHRTLHRTT is encoded by the exons ATGCCCAGGGTCTTTCTTGTGAGGAGTCGGCGTCCACAGCCACCTAACTGGAGCCACCTTCCCGACCAGCTCCGGGGAGATGCCTACGTCCCAG ACTGCAGCAGCCTGGCAGTGCCAGCAGCACACAGATCTCCTGGTCTGAGAGACACCTGGGCAGTG TCCTCACAGGGGACACTGACCTCTGCACCCAAGGGCCCCGGGACACTTGGCTGCCCACTCTGCCCCAAGGCCTTCCCGCTGCAACGCATGCTGACTCGGCACCTCAAATGCCACAGCCCAGCGAGGCGCCACGTGTGCCACTATTGTGGCAAAGGCTTTCACGATGCCTTCGATCTCAAGCGCCACATGAGGACTCACACTG GAATACGGCCATTCCGCTGCGGAGCGTGTGGGAAAGCTTTCACACAGCGCTGCTCCCTGGAAGCTCATCTTGCCAAGGTGCACGGGCAGCCAGCCAGTTACGCTTACCGGGAGCGCAGGGAGAAGCTGCACGTATGTGAGGACTGCGGCTTCACCAGCTCTCGGCCTGACGCTTACGCGCAGCACCGCACCCTACACCGCACGACCTGA
- the Polr2i gene encoding DNA-directed RNA polymerase II subunit RPB9 produces the protein MEPDGTYEPGFVGIRFCQECNNMLYPKEDKENRILLYACRNCDYQQEADNSCIYVNKITHEVDELTQIIADVSQDPTLPRTEDHPCQKCGHKEAVFFQSHSARAEDAMRLYYVCTAPHCGHRWTE, from the exons ATGGAACCTGACGGGACTTACGAGCCTGGCTTCGTGGGCATTCGCTTCTGCCAGGAATG TAATAACATGCTGTACCCCAAGGAGGACAAGGAGAATCGCATCCTGCTGTACGCG TGCCGGAATTGCGATTACCAGCAGGAAGCCGACAACAGCTGCATCTACGTGAACAAAATCACGCACGAAGTGGA CGAACTGACCCAGATCATCGCAGACGTGTCCCAGGACCCTACGTTGCCCCGGACCGAGGACCACCCGTGCCAGAA GTGTGGCCACAAGGAGGCAGTGTTCTTCCAGTCACACAGTGCCCGAGCGGAG GACGCCATGCGCCTGTACTATGTATGCACTGCCCCACACTGCGGCCACCGCTGGACTGAGTGA
- the Tbcb gene encoding tubulin-folding cofactor B isoform X1, translating into MEVTGISAPTVTVFISSSLNSFRSEKRYSRSLTIAELKCKLELVVGSPASCMELELYGADDKFYSKLDQEDALLGSYPVDDGCRIHVIDHSGVRLGEYEDVSKVEKYEISPEAYERRQNTVRSFMKRSKLGPYNEELRAQQEAEAAQRLSEEKTQASAISVGSRCEVRAPGQSLRRGTVMYVGLTDFKPGYWVGVRYDEPLGKNDGSVNGKRYFECQAKYGAFVKPSTVTVGDFPEEDYGLDEM; encoded by the exons ATGGAGGTGACGGGGATATCGGCGCCCACCGTGACGGTTTTCATCAGCAGTTCCCTCAACAGCTTCCGTTCGGAGAAGCGATACAGTCGTAGCCTCACCATCGCAGAGTTAAAG TGTAAACTGGAACTGGTGGTGGGCAGCCCTGCTTCCTGCATGGAACTGGAGCTGTATGGAGCTGACGACAAGTTCTACAGCAAGTTGGATCAGGAGGATGCACTGCTGGGCTCCTATCCTGTGGATGATGGCTGCCGCATCCAC GTCATTGACCACAGTGGTGTCCGGCTTGGAGAATATGAGGACGTGTCCAAAGTGGAGAAATACGAGATCTCACCAGAAGCCTACGAACGGAGACAGA ACACAGTTCGATCCTTCATGAAACGCAGCAAGCTAGGCCCGTACAATGAAGAACTCCGGGCCCAGCAAGAGGCAGAGGCTGCCCAGCGTCTCAGTGAGGAGAAGACCCAAGCCAGTGCCATCTCTGTTGGGAGCCGTTGTGAGGTGCGGGCACCCGGCCAGTCCCTCCGCAGGGGCACTGTCATGTATGTAG GACTCACAGATTTCAAACCAGGCTACTGGGTTGGTGTCCGATATGATGAGCCGTTAGGAAAAAACGATGGCAG TGTGAATGGGAAACGCTACTTTGAATGCCAGGCCAAGTATGGTGCCTTTGTGAAGCCATCAACTGTCACCGTGGGAGATTTCCCAGAGGAGGACTACGGGTTGGATGAGATGTGA
- the Tbcb gene encoding tubulin-folding cofactor B isoform X3 yields MEVTGISAPTVTVFISSSLNSFRSEKRYSRSLTIAELKCKLELVVGSPASCMELELYGADDKFYSKLDQEDALLGSYPVDDGCRIHVIDHSGVRLGEYEDVSKVEKYEISPEAYERRQNTVRSFMKRSKLGPYNEELRAQQEAEAAQRLSEEKTQASAISVGSRCEDSQISNQATGLVSDMMSR; encoded by the exons ATGGAGGTGACGGGGATATCGGCGCCCACCGTGACGGTTTTCATCAGCAGTTCCCTCAACAGCTTCCGTTCGGAGAAGCGATACAGTCGTAGCCTCACCATCGCAGAGTTAAAG TGTAAACTGGAACTGGTGGTGGGCAGCCCTGCTTCCTGCATGGAACTGGAGCTGTATGGAGCTGACGACAAGTTCTACAGCAAGTTGGATCAGGAGGATGCACTGCTGGGCTCCTATCCTGTGGATGATGGCTGCCGCATCCAC GTCATTGACCACAGTGGTGTCCGGCTTGGAGAATATGAGGACGTGTCCAAAGTGGAGAAATACGAGATCTCACCAGAAGCCTACGAACGGAGACAGA ACACAGTTCGATCCTTCATGAAACGCAGCAAGCTAGGCCCGTACAATGAAGAACTCCGGGCCCAGCAAGAGGCAGAGGCTGCCCAGCGTCTCAGTGAGGAGAAGACCCAAGCCAGTGCCATCTCTGTTGGGAGCCGTTGTGAG GACTCACAGATTTCAAACCAGGCTACTGGGTTGGTGTCCGATATGATGAGCCGTTAG
- the Tbcb gene encoding tubulin-folding cofactor B isoform X2: MELELYGADDKFYSKLDQEDALLGSYPVDDGCRIHVIDHSGVRLGEYEDVSKVEKYEISPEAYERRQNTVRSFMKRSKLGPYNEELRAQQEAEAAQRLSEEKTQASAISVGSRCEVRAPGQSLRRGTVMYVGLTDFKPGYWVGVRYDEPLGKNDGSVNGKRYFECQAKYGAFVKPSTVTVGDFPEEDYGLDEM; encoded by the exons ATGGAACTGGAGCTGTATGGAGCTGACGACAAGTTCTACAGCAAGTTGGATCAGGAGGATGCACTGCTGGGCTCCTATCCTGTGGATGATGGCTGCCGCATCCAC GTCATTGACCACAGTGGTGTCCGGCTTGGAGAATATGAGGACGTGTCCAAAGTGGAGAAATACGAGATCTCACCAGAAGCCTACGAACGGAGACAGA ACACAGTTCGATCCTTCATGAAACGCAGCAAGCTAGGCCCGTACAATGAAGAACTCCGGGCCCAGCAAGAGGCAGAGGCTGCCCAGCGTCTCAGTGAGGAGAAGACCCAAGCCAGTGCCATCTCTGTTGGGAGCCGTTGTGAGGTGCGGGCACCCGGCCAGTCCCTCCGCAGGGGCACTGTCATGTATGTAG GACTCACAGATTTCAAACCAGGCTACTGGGTTGGTGTCCGATATGATGAGCCGTTAGGAAAAAACGATGGCAG TGTGAATGGGAAACGCTACTTTGAATGCCAGGCCAAGTATGGTGCCTTTGTGAAGCCATCAACTGTCACCGTGGGAGATTTCCCAGAGGAGGACTACGGGTTGGATGAGATGTGA